A section of the Agrococcus sp. SGAir0287 genome encodes:
- a CDS encoding lysine--tRNA ligase — translation MSSPTPTPTDVRDDWVSRLADEVIAEAERRGTPPVVASGLSPSGVIHLGNFREVMSPHLVSDEIRRRGLEVEHIISWDDYDRFRKVPKGIEGVDESWAEHIGKPLTAVPAPPGSPHESWAAHFRAQAEEGFAALGIRYRGISQTEQYTSGAYTEQILAAMRMRREIDAILARFRTLPAAKDDDEELQKALEAGSGAASEDDGSGGAEYYPYKPYCTACGTDLTTITAYDDETTELSYSCACGHAETVLLREHRSGKLVWKVDWPMRWAYERVVFEPSGVDHQSPGSSFQVGLELAPLFGWERPYGPMYAFVGFGGAAKMSSSRGGAPAPIDALQVMEGPVLRWQYARRRMNQSFDVAFGSELQRLYDEWDALARKLEAGTAGAAEVAAHARAIGTADETLESTPHRVAFRTLASLVDLSTGDPAQLVRLVRQVDASVGDLGTLQPRLGRVETWVATQMPAEERTVVRDEPDREALTALEPGQRGAIDLLLDGGGGLPPIGDAWTIEGLTNQVYGVVKVQRGLEPTAIVKGDKEIAAEQRAFFTLLYRLLVDRDAGPRLPTLLLAIGEERLRALLRP, via the coding sequence GTGAGCTCGCCGACCCCGACCCCCACCGACGTCCGCGACGACTGGGTCTCGAGGCTCGCCGACGAGGTGATCGCCGAGGCCGAGCGTCGCGGCACCCCGCCCGTCGTGGCCTCCGGCCTCTCGCCCTCCGGCGTCATCCACCTCGGCAACTTCCGCGAGGTCATGAGCCCGCACCTCGTCAGCGATGAGATCCGCCGCCGCGGCCTCGAGGTCGAGCACATCATCTCGTGGGACGACTACGACCGCTTCCGCAAGGTGCCGAAGGGCATCGAGGGCGTCGACGAGTCGTGGGCCGAGCACATCGGCAAGCCGCTCACGGCCGTGCCCGCCCCTCCCGGCTCGCCGCACGAGTCGTGGGCGGCGCACTTCCGCGCGCAGGCGGAGGAGGGCTTCGCCGCCCTCGGCATCCGCTACCGCGGCATCTCGCAGACCGAGCAGTACACCTCGGGCGCGTACACCGAGCAGATCCTCGCCGCCATGCGCATGCGGCGCGAGATCGACGCGATCCTCGCGCGCTTCCGCACCCTGCCCGCCGCGAAGGACGACGACGAGGAGCTGCAGAAGGCGCTCGAGGCCGGATCGGGCGCGGCCTCGGAGGACGATGGCTCGGGCGGCGCCGAGTACTACCCGTACAAGCCGTACTGCACGGCGTGCGGCACCGACCTCACGACGATCACCGCCTACGACGACGAGACGACCGAGCTGTCGTACTCGTGCGCGTGCGGGCACGCCGAGACCGTGCTGCTGCGCGAGCACCGCTCGGGCAAGCTCGTCTGGAAGGTCGACTGGCCGATGCGCTGGGCCTACGAGCGCGTCGTCTTCGAGCCCTCGGGCGTCGACCATCAGTCGCCGGGCTCGTCGTTCCAGGTCGGCCTCGAGCTCGCGCCGCTGTTCGGCTGGGAGCGCCCGTACGGCCCGATGTACGCGTTCGTCGGATTCGGGGGAGCGGCGAAGATGTCGTCGTCGCGCGGCGGTGCGCCGGCCCCGATCGACGCGCTGCAGGTCATGGAGGGCCCCGTGCTGCGCTGGCAGTACGCACGGCGCCGCATGAACCAGTCGTTCGACGTCGCCTTCGGCTCCGAGCTGCAGCGGCTCTACGACGAGTGGGACGCGCTGGCCCGCAAGCTCGAGGCGGGCACGGCGGGCGCCGCGGAGGTCGCCGCGCATGCGCGCGCGATCGGCACCGCCGACGAGACGCTCGAGTCGACGCCCCACCGCGTCGCCTTCCGCACCCTCGCATCCCTCGTCGACCTCTCGACCGGCGACCCCGCGCAGCTCGTGCGCCTCGTGCGCCAGGTGGATGCGTCGGTCGGGGACCTCGGCACGCTGCAGCCGCGCCTCGGCCGCGTCGAGACGTGGGTGGCGACGCAGATGCCCGCCGAGGAGCGAACCGTCGTGCGCGACGAGCCCGACCGCGAGGCCCTCACCGCGCTCGAGCCGGGCCAGCGCGGCGCGATCGACCTGCTGCTCGACGGCGGCGGCGGCCTGCCTCCGATCGGCGACGCGTGGACCATCGAGGGGCTCACGAACCAGGTCTACGGCGTCGTGAAGGTGCAGCGCGGCCTCGAGCCGACCGCGATCGTCAAGGGCGACAAGGAGATCGCCGCCGAGCAGCGCGCGTTCTTCACGCTGCTCTACCGGCTGCTCGTCGACCGCGACGCCGGCCCGCGCCTGCCGACGCTGCTGCTGGCGATCGGCGAGGAGCGCCTGCGCGCGCTGCTGCGTCCCTAG
- a CDS encoding RNA polymerase sigma factor, translated as MTAEQTDAQLWAAVVRGDGIAFATVFDRHGDRVWRHAWRIMQHRQDTEDVVSAAFAEAWRKRSSVRIVDDSLLPWLLITATNCARNASRGRRRLERLIAHIPRADDAPDAADVAGDRDEAETARTAVADALRALSPADASLIALVMLEDMPLADAARALGIGYGAAKTRIHRARGRMRAHLEAAGMAPSMEEVP; from the coding sequence GTGACCGCCGAGCAGACCGACGCGCAGCTGTGGGCTGCCGTCGTGCGCGGCGACGGCATCGCATTCGCGACCGTGTTCGACCGGCACGGCGATCGCGTCTGGCGGCACGCGTGGAGGATCATGCAGCACAGGCAGGACACCGAGGACGTCGTCTCGGCGGCGTTCGCGGAGGCGTGGCGCAAGCGCTCGAGCGTGCGGATCGTCGACGACTCCCTGCTGCCCTGGCTCCTCATCACCGCGACGAACTGCGCGCGCAACGCGAGCCGCGGGCGGCGCCGCCTCGAGCGGCTCATCGCGCACATCCCGCGCGCCGACGACGCCCCCGATGCGGCCGACGTCGCGGGCGATCGCGACGAGGCGGAGACGGCGCGCACCGCCGTCGCCGACGCGCTTCGGGCGCTCTCGCCCGCCGACGCGTCGCTCATCGCCCTCGTGATGCTCGAGGACATGCCGCTCGCGGATGCCGCCCGCGCGCTCGGCATCGGCTACGGGGCGGCGAAGACGCGCATCCACCGCGCCCGGGGCCGGATGCGGGCGCACCTCGAGGCGGCAGGCATGGCCCCGTCGATGGAGGAGGTGCCGTGA
- the panC gene encoding pantoate--beta-alanine ligase, with protein MTTIAAVRDVVHAARSRGERIALVPTMGALHEGHLALVEAAHEHADVVVVSIFVNPMQFGPTEDLARYPRDLDADRARLAEAGVAAIFAPTAEEMYPTGAASPTVVTAGHLGTVLEGRSRRGHYDGVLTVVSKLLHIVAPDVACFGEKDAQQLFLVRRMVRDLDMPVEIVGVPTVRDADGLALSSRNRFLSGHDRRTALTLSRALEAAGASADRGVEAMIAAAQGVIQSDTGVQLDYLAVVDPATFAFVGEAHHGPVQVLVAARVGDVRLIDTATFAIP; from the coding sequence CTGACCACGATCGCCGCCGTGCGCGACGTCGTGCACGCCGCGCGCAGCCGCGGCGAGCGCATCGCGCTCGTGCCCACGATGGGTGCGCTGCACGAGGGGCACCTCGCGCTCGTCGAGGCGGCGCACGAGCACGCGGACGTCGTCGTCGTGTCGATCTTCGTGAACCCCATGCAGTTCGGGCCGACCGAGGACCTCGCGCGCTACCCGCGCGACCTCGACGCCGACCGCGCGCGGCTCGCGGAGGCGGGCGTCGCCGCGATCTTCGCCCCCACGGCCGAGGAGATGTACCCGACGGGCGCCGCATCGCCCACCGTCGTCACCGCCGGGCACCTCGGGACGGTGCTCGAGGGTCGCAGCCGCCGCGGGCACTACGACGGCGTGCTGACGGTCGTCTCGAAGCTCCTGCACATCGTCGCGCCCGACGTCGCGTGCTTCGGCGAGAAGGACGCGCAGCAGCTCTTCCTCGTCCGCCGCATGGTGCGCGACCTCGACATGCCGGTCGAGATCGTGGGCGTGCCCACCGTCCGCGACGCCGACGGCCTCGCCCTCTCGAGCCGCAACCGGTTCCTCTCGGGCCACGATCGTCGCACCGCGCTCACGCTCTCGCGCGCGCTCGAGGCGGCCGGGGCCTCCGCCGATCGCGGCGTCGAGGCGATGATCGCCGCGGCGCAGGGCGTGATCCAGTCGGACACCGGCGTGCAGCTCGACTACCTCGCGGTCGTCGATCCGGCGACGTTCGCCTTCGTCGGCGAGGCCCACCACGGCCCCGTGCAGGTGCTCGTCGCCGCGCGCGTCGGCGACGTGCGCCTCATCGACACGGCGACGTTCGCGATCCCGTGA
- a CDS encoding Rossmann-like and DUF2520 domain-containing protein: protein MTPARLGVGIVGAGRVGPVLAAALAGVGHALVGISGGGDRVEAMLPGLAVLDVPTIVERAELVILAVPTSELPALVAGLAATEAWQPGQLVVHTAAEHGVEVLEPARAAGAIPLAIHPAMAFTGTSLDLARLRDAVCAVTAPAPVLPIAQALVVELGAEPVVVAEADRADYAEAVAMATETGERVVGDALARLAAIGVDRPVRLLGPVVRSSVERALSRAPGHPEADTLGDDSKGP, encoded by the coding sequence GTGACGCCCGCTCGTCTCGGCGTCGGCATCGTCGGCGCCGGCCGCGTCGGCCCCGTGCTCGCAGCAGCCCTGGCCGGAGTCGGGCACGCGCTCGTCGGCATCTCCGGCGGCGGCGATCGCGTCGAGGCGATGCTGCCCGGCCTGGCCGTGCTCGACGTGCCGACGATCGTCGAGCGCGCCGAGCTCGTGATCCTCGCCGTGCCGACGAGCGAGCTGCCCGCGCTCGTCGCGGGCCTCGCCGCCACCGAGGCGTGGCAGCCCGGCCAGCTCGTCGTGCACACCGCCGCCGAGCACGGCGTCGAGGTGCTCGAGCCCGCACGCGCGGCGGGCGCCATCCCGCTCGCCATCCATCCCGCCATGGCCTTCACGGGCACGAGCCTCGACCTCGCGCGGCTGCGCGACGCCGTGTGCGCCGTCACGGCGCCCGCGCCCGTGCTGCCGATCGCGCAGGCGCTCGTCGTCGAGCTGGGCGCCGAGCCCGTCGTCGTCGCGGAGGCCGACCGCGCCGACTACGCCGAGGCCGTCGCGATGGCGACGGAGACCGGGGAGCGGGTCGTCGGCGACGCGCTCGCACGCCTCGCCGCGATCGGCGTCGACCGACCGGTGCGGCTGCTCGGACCCGTGGTGCGCTCGAGCGTCGAGCGGGCGCTGTCGCGCGCGCCGGGGCATCCCGAGGCGGATACGCTCGGCGACGACTCGAAGGGACCGTAG
- a CDS encoding PH domain-containing protein: MSEPHVPPDEQQPAPPAVTPPAPATDAQATPAAALIAPPSEQPPEAAQERARTLVDGDWHRLHPATPLLRGGLAVIVVGAILLNSLRDRLIALFLPAGVDYDGDAPDAIEAAERLALNGTLIWVLLGFLVVLALCVLGFWLAWRVHRFRVTGDVVEVQQGILFRSHRRAPLARIQGVNLEKPLFARLFGACKLEIQSAGADANVDLAYLRTDVADALRFEILARAAGRTTTQQHQQQGSHAQRVVDDFLRPDAELVGVAPTSLVRLKASTVVVSSLLDLGLVIGVLASIAAVVAMLVLDIPWLLFTLVPTILSIVSITVRTLSRKLRYSIAQTPDGIRLAYGLLSTTTEVLPAGRVFSITVSQPLLWRPLGWWKVAFTRATKTTDASSGQQKQYANVLLPVGTLADVDTVIGLVLPQLRGSRLLHDGLLGIRAGDEDARADAAVDADGSERGGFVTTPRRARILRPLSWRRNGVALGDDAVLLRKGRIWRSLGIVPLARTQSFALHQGPLEGALGVAHLAVHVVGSALSPTIGALGVDDAQATFARAREVVPAAIGADTTETWHVRTAGVGEEPAPVAAAAAPMPAPHAASSSVDGSAPHDRMEQHDVTHDEHRGEPRP; this comes from the coding sequence GTGAGCGAGCCGCACGTCCCACCGGACGAGCAGCAGCCGGCTCCGCCCGCCGTGACACCGCCCGCTCCTGCGACGGACGCGCAGGCGACGCCAGCCGCGGCGCTCATCGCGCCGCCGTCCGAGCAGCCGCCGGAGGCCGCTCAGGAGCGTGCGCGGACGCTCGTCGACGGCGACTGGCACCGGCTGCACCCGGCGACGCCGCTGCTGCGCGGCGGGCTCGCCGTCATCGTCGTCGGCGCGATCCTGCTGAACTCGCTGCGCGACCGCCTCATCGCCCTCTTCCTGCCCGCGGGCGTCGACTACGACGGCGACGCCCCCGACGCCATCGAGGCCGCCGAGCGGCTCGCGCTGAACGGCACGCTCATCTGGGTGCTGCTCGGCTTCCTCGTCGTGCTCGCGCTGTGCGTGCTCGGCTTCTGGCTCGCATGGCGCGTGCACCGCTTCCGCGTCACGGGCGACGTCGTGGAGGTGCAGCAGGGCATCCTCTTCCGCTCGCACCGTCGCGCCCCGCTGGCGCGCATCCAGGGCGTCAACCTCGAGAAGCCGCTGTTCGCACGGCTGTTCGGCGCGTGCAAGCTCGAGATCCAGTCGGCCGGCGCCGATGCGAACGTCGACCTCGCCTACCTCCGCACCGACGTCGCCGACGCGCTCCGCTTCGAGATCCTCGCGCGCGCCGCGGGCCGCACGACGACGCAGCAGCACCAGCAGCAGGGCTCGCATGCGCAGCGCGTCGTCGACGACTTCCTGCGCCCCGACGCCGAGCTCGTCGGCGTCGCGCCGACGTCGCTCGTGCGGCTCAAGGCGAGCACGGTGGTCGTGTCGTCGCTGCTCGACCTCGGGCTCGTCATCGGCGTGCTCGCGTCCATCGCCGCCGTCGTCGCCATGCTCGTACTCGACATCCCGTGGCTGCTGTTCACCCTCGTGCCCACGATCCTCTCGATCGTGAGCATCACGGTGCGCACGCTGTCACGGAAGCTGCGCTACTCGATCGCGCAGACGCCCGACGGCATCCGCCTCGCGTACGGCCTGCTCTCGACGACGACGGAGGTGCTGCCCGCCGGGCGCGTGTTCTCGATCACGGTGAGCCAGCCGCTGCTGTGGCGCCCGCTCGGCTGGTGGAAGGTGGCCTTCACCCGTGCGACCAAGACGACGGATGCCTCCTCCGGCCAGCAGAAGCAGTACGCGAACGTGCTGCTGCCGGTCGGCACGCTCGCGGACGTCGACACCGTGATCGGGCTCGTGCTGCCGCAGCTGCGCGGCTCGCGGCTGCTGCACGACGGCCTGCTCGGCATTAGGGCCGGGGACGAGGATGCGCGCGCCGACGCGGCGGTGGATGCCGACGGGAGCGAGCGCGGGGGGTTCGTGACGACCCCGCGCCGCGCACGCATCCTGCGACCGCTGTCCTGGCGACGCAACGGCGTCGCCCTCGGCGACGACGCCGTGCTGCTGCGCAAGGGACGCATCTGGCGATCGCTCGGCATCGTGCCGCTCGCGCGCACGCAGTCCTTCGCATTGCACCAGGGCCCCCTCGAGGGTGCGCTCGGCGTCGCGCACCTCGCGGTGCACGTCGTCGGCAGCGCGCTGTCGCCGACGATCGGAGCGCTCGGCGTCGACGACGCGCAGGCGACGTTCGCACGCGCCCGCGAGGTCGTGCCCGCCGCGATCGGCGCCGACACGACCGAGACGTGGCACGTGCGCACGGCCGGCGTCGGCGAGGAGCCGGCCCCGGTCGCCGCCGCCGCCGCCCCGATGCCCGCGCCGCACGCCGCGTCCAGTAGCGTCGACGGGTCCGCACCGCACGACCGCATGGAGCAGCACGACGTGACCCACGACGAGCACCGCGGCGAGCCGCGCCCGTGA
- a CDS encoding PH domain-containing protein — protein MERIDIAGDWRRVSPRYAWAELWTTAIWAVVIAGATGAILWFVTGLERWAVVVIAVAILVAMLASGVVAFLRVRTIGFAMREDDLLVRRGMLFRRFVSVPYGRMQVVDVTQGPVERMLDLKTLKFVTAAATSAVTIPGLPGTDAEVLRDELVAVAESRRAGL, from the coding sequence ATGGAGCGCATCGACATCGCCGGGGACTGGCGCCGAGTGAGCCCCCGTTACGCGTGGGCGGAGCTGTGGACGACGGCGATCTGGGCCGTGGTGATCGCCGGCGCGACCGGCGCGATCCTCTGGTTCGTGACCGGCCTCGAGCGCTGGGCCGTCGTCGTGATCGCCGTCGCGATCCTCGTCGCGATGCTCGCGAGCGGCGTCGTCGCCTTCCTCCGCGTGCGCACGATCGGCTTCGCGATGCGCGAGGACGACCTGCTCGTACGCCGCGGCATGCTCTTCCGCCGCTTCGTGAGCGTGCCCTACGGCCGCATGCAGGTCGTCGACGTGACGCAGGGGCCTGTCGAACGGATGCTCGACCTGAAGACGCTGAAGTTCGTGACCGCGGCCGCGACCAGCGCCGTCACGATCCCGGGCCTGCCCGGCACGGACGCGGAGGTGCTGCGCGACGAGCTCGTCGCGGTCGCCGAGTCGCGACGGGCCGGGCTGTGA
- a CDS encoding DUF3180 domain-containing protein, which produces MSRTTPATLIATWLVAAAVGFAVDAALAAAGRPILPLPPTIGVVLAGIGVVLVVFAWPVRQMVRGGRKVGFRHATSVLAGAKASALVAGVVGGWASGALLFLLTRAVISGDAVTMSLVTMGGSIVLLVAALVAETWCMLPPEDDGATPA; this is translated from the coding sequence ATGAGCCGCACCACGCCTGCGACGCTCATCGCGACCTGGCTCGTGGCCGCAGCCGTGGGCTTCGCCGTCGACGCGGCGCTGGCCGCCGCCGGGCGTCCGATCCTCCCCCTGCCGCCGACGATCGGCGTCGTGCTCGCGGGCATCGGCGTCGTGCTCGTCGTGTTCGCGTGGCCCGTGCGGCAGATGGTCCGCGGCGGCCGCAAGGTCGGCTTCCGGCACGCGACGAGCGTGCTGGCCGGCGCGAAGGCGTCGGCGCTCGTCGCGGGCGTCGTCGGCGGCTGGGCGAGCGGCGCGCTGCTGTTCCTGCTGACCCGCGCCGTCATCTCCGGCGACGCCGTCACGATGTCGCTCGTGACGATGGGCGGCTCGATCGTGCTGCTCGTGGCGGCGCTCGTGGCGGAGACCTGGTGCATGCTGCCGCCCGAGGACGACGGCGCGACGCCCGCCTGA
- the folK gene encoding 2-amino-4-hydroxy-6-hydroxymethyldihydropteridine diphosphokinase has translation MLREAEAVLSIGANLGDRAALVRRAIDLLDRAPGIRVTARSGLWESPAWKPDGADGAPDYVNAVAIVRTTLEPLALLHAVHAIEDALGRVRLERFGDRTMDVDVVAYDRVASDDPVLTLPHPRAHERQFVLQPWLELQPDAELPGHGGIAELAEYAHGDVWPYREARA, from the coding sequence ATGCTGCGCGAGGCCGAGGCCGTGCTGTCGATCGGCGCGAACCTCGGCGATCGCGCTGCGCTCGTGCGTCGTGCGATCGACCTGCTGGATCGTGCGCCCGGCATCCGCGTCACCGCGCGCTCCGGGCTGTGGGAGTCGCCCGCCTGGAAGCCGGACGGGGCGGACGGCGCACCCGACTACGTGAACGCCGTCGCGATCGTGCGCACGACGCTCGAGCCGCTCGCCCTCCTGCACGCCGTGCACGCGATCGAGGATGCGCTCGGTCGCGTGCGCCTCGAGCGCTTCGGGGATCGCACGATGGACGTCGACGTCGTCGCCTACGACCGCGTCGCCTCCGACGATCCGGTGCTGACGCTGCCGCATCCGCGCGCCCACGAGCGGCAGTTCGTGCTGCAGCCGTGGCTCGAGCTGCAGCCCGATGCCGAGCTGCCCGGCCACGGCGGCATCGCCGAGCTCGCGGAGTACGCGCACGGCGACGTCTGGCCCTACCGCGAGGCGCGCGCATGA